One region of Chryseobacterium sp. SORGH_AS_0447 genomic DNA includes:
- a CDS encoding DUF4294 domain-containing protein, whose amino-acid sequence MKFSKIICLFLFFFGVSIFGQKDSVIAKPLSQYPQELLKTDEFGNKYFYDERQKAKIYEINGETVVVMDELVLLNKPRFNNQLDRNYYYFLNKKLYRVYPLFLTALQQYRDIQGEMNNLDDKSKRKYIRDRQNILADQYEKQLRDLTTTEGQVFAKLMNRATGKNVYEIIKELRGGWSAFWWNVKGKMADIDLKDQYDPHRNRTDEYLESLLQSNWNSGYLQPYPGANTFRVSR is encoded by the coding sequence ATGAAATTTAGTAAGATTATTTGTCTTTTCCTTTTCTTTTTTGGGGTAAGCATTTTCGGTCAGAAAGATTCTGTCATTGCAAAACCGTTAAGCCAGTATCCTCAGGAATTGTTGAAAACAGACGAATTCGGAAATAAATATTTTTATGATGAGCGGCAAAAGGCAAAGATTTATGAAATCAACGGGGAGACAGTAGTGGTAATGGATGAGTTGGTTTTGCTCAACAAACCGAGATTCAATAACCAGCTGGACAGAAACTACTATTACTTCCTCAATAAAAAGCTTTACCGGGTATATCCGCTGTTTTTAACCGCTTTGCAGCAATACCGCGATATCCAGGGTGAAATGAACAATTTGGATGATAAATCCAAAAGAAAATACATCCGAGACCGACAAAATATCCTGGCAGACCAATATGAAAAGCAACTGAGGGATCTGACGACAACCGAAGGACAGGTATTTGCCAAATTAATGAACAGGGCAACCGGGAAGAATGTTTACGAAATCATTAAAGAATTAAGAGGAGGGTGGAGTGCATTCTGGTGGAATGTGAAAGGTAAAATGGCTGATATCGATTTAAAAGACCAATATGATCCGCATCGCAACCGTACCGATGAATATTTGGAATCACTGCTTCAGTCTAACTGGAATTCCGGCTACCTTCAGCCTTATCCGGGGGCCAATACCTTTAGAGTATCAAGATAG
- a CDS encoding M28 family peptidase translates to MKFEKKSLKFLEKYLNTSSPTGYEHEGQKIWMDYIRPYVDKVEVDHYGTCYGIINPKAEFKVVIEAHADEISWYVNYITDDGLIYVIRNGGSDQTIAPSKVVHIHGEKGIVKGVFGWPAIHTRTNQNEPTPKIENIFIDCGATSKQEVEDMGIYVGCMITYPDEFFEMNDRYFVCRALDNRIGGFMIAEVARLLKENKKTIPFGLYITNSVQEEVGLYGADMIADTIKPNIAIVTDVTHDTTTPMIEKKKEGDQKCGAGPVVFFAPSVHHTIRELIIQTAKSKNIPFQRAAASRATGTDTDAFAHSNGGVPSALISLPLRYMHTTVEMVAKEDVRNVIQLIYETVLEIKPEMKLKYH, encoded by the coding sequence ATGAAATTTGAAAAGAAATCTTTGAAATTTTTAGAGAAATATTTAAACACTTCATCACCAACTGGATACGAACATGAAGGGCAGAAAATCTGGATGGATTATATCCGCCCTTACGTTGATAAAGTGGAAGTGGACCACTACGGTACCTGCTACGGAATCATTAATCCTAAAGCGGAATTCAAAGTGGTTATCGAAGCACATGCAGATGAGATTTCATGGTATGTAAATTATATTACGGATGACGGCCTGATCTACGTGATCCGGAACGGAGGTTCAGACCAGACGATCGCCCCTTCCAAAGTCGTTCATATTCATGGTGAAAAAGGAATTGTAAAAGGCGTTTTCGGATGGCCGGCAATCCATACGAGAACCAACCAGAATGAGCCGACCCCGAAAATTGAAAATATCTTCATCGACTGCGGGGCTACCTCTAAACAGGAGGTGGAAGATATGGGAATTTATGTAGGCTGCATGATTACCTATCCTGATGAATTTTTTGAGATGAACGACCGTTACTTTGTCTGCCGGGCATTGGATAACCGAATCGGAGGATTTATGATTGCAGAAGTGGCAAGGCTTTTAAAGGAAAATAAAAAAACAATCCCGTTCGGTCTTTACATCACCAATTCCGTACAAGAAGAAGTCGGATTGTATGGTGCGGATATGATCGCCGATACCATAAAACCGAACATTGCAATTGTTACCGATGTTACACATGACACCACTACCCCGATGATCGAGAAGAAAAAAGAAGGCGACCAGAAATGCGGAGCAGGACCGGTGGTTTTCTTCGCTCCAAGTGTGCACCACACCATCCGTGAACTGATTATCCAGACCGCAAAATCGAAGAACATTCCGTTCCAGCGGGCAGCAGCCAGCCGGGCTACAGGAACCGATACGGATGCTTTCGCCCATTCAAATGGCGGTGTACCGAGTGCGCTGATTTCTTTACCTTTGCGGTATATGCACACCACGGTGGAAATGGTTGCCAAGGAAGATGTACGCAATGTGATCCAACTTATTTATGAAACGGTTCTGGAGATCAAACCGGAAATGAAGCTGAAATACCACTAA